The Streptomyces sp. NBC_01689 genome includes a window with the following:
- a CDS encoding SIS domain-containing protein, with protein sequence MSDSKLAGQFFDAAIGLLQRVRDECAEDVEAAGALIADTVAEGGRLFAFGAGHSSLAAQDVVYRAGGLALMNLLTVPGVVGVDVMPATLGSALERVDGLASAVLDCSPLRSGDLLVIISLSGRNALPVEMAMNARALGVKVIGVTSVAYASETTSRHASGTYLKDHCDVVLDSKIAVGDAELTLDAIEAPFAPASTVVTSALLQAVMATAAGALAGRGIEPPLLRSGNVDGGHEWNGRVMTEYGDRIFYRR encoded by the coding sequence ATGAGCGACAGCAAGCTGGCCGGGCAGTTCTTCGACGCCGCGATCGGCCTGCTGCAGCGGGTACGGGACGAGTGCGCCGAGGACGTCGAGGCGGCCGGTGCGCTGATCGCCGACACCGTCGCGGAGGGCGGCCGGCTGTTCGCCTTCGGCGCGGGGCACTCCTCGCTCGCCGCGCAGGACGTCGTCTACCGCGCGGGCGGTCTCGCCCTGATGAACCTGCTCACGGTGCCGGGCGTGGTCGGCGTCGACGTCATGCCGGCGACGCTCGGGTCCGCCCTGGAACGGGTCGACGGCCTCGCGAGCGCGGTACTGGACTGCAGCCCGCTCCGCTCCGGGGACCTGCTGGTGATCATCTCCCTGTCGGGCCGCAACGCGCTCCCCGTCGAGATGGCCATGAACGCCCGCGCGCTGGGCGTGAAGGTCATCGGGGTCACCTCGGTCGCCTACGCCTCGGAGACCACGTCCCGGCACGCCTCGGGGACGTACCTGAAGGACCACTGCGACGTCGTCCTCGACTCGAAGATCGCGGTCGGGGACGCCGAACTGACCCTGGACGCCATCGAGGCCCCCTTCGCCCCCGCCTCCACGGTCGTCACCTCGGCCCTGCTCCAGGCCGTCATGGCGACGGCCGCCGGCGCGCTGGCCGGCCGCGGCATCGAGCCGCCGCTGCTGCGCTCGGGCAACGTGGACGGCGGCCACGAGTGGAACGGCCGCGTGATGACGGAGTACGGGGACCGGATCTTCTACCGCCGCTGA
- a CDS encoding metal-dependent transcriptional regulator, which translates to MSGLIDTTEMYLRTILELEEEGVVPMRARIAERLDQSGPTVSQTVARMERDGLVAVASDRHLELTDEGRRLATRVMRKHRLAECLLVDVIGLEWEQVHAEACRWEHVMSEAVERRVLELLRHPTESPYGNPIPGLEELGEKDGADPFLDEGMVSLAELDPGLDGKTVVVRRIGEPIQTDAQLMYTLRRAGVQPGSVVSVTESAGGVLVGSGGEAAELESDVASHVFVAKR; encoded by the coding sequence ATGTCCGGACTGATCGACACCACGGAGATGTATCTCCGCACCATCCTCGAGCTGGAGGAGGAAGGCGTGGTCCCCATGCGCGCCCGGATCGCCGAGCGGCTCGACCAGAGCGGACCGACGGTCAGCCAGACGGTGGCGCGCATGGAGCGCGACGGCCTGGTCGCGGTCGCCAGCGACCGGCACCTGGAGCTCACCGACGAGGGCCGCCGCCTGGCCACCCGGGTGATGCGCAAGCACCGCCTGGCCGAGTGCCTGCTCGTCGACGTGATCGGCCTGGAATGGGAGCAGGTGCACGCCGAGGCCTGCCGCTGGGAGCACGTGATGAGCGAGGCCGTCGAGCGGCGCGTCCTGGAGCTGCTGCGCCACCCGACCGAGTCGCCGTACGGCAACCCGATCCCCGGCCTGGAGGAGCTCGGCGAGAAGGACGGCGCCGACCCCTTCCTGGACGAGGGCATGGTGTCGCTGGCCGAGCTCGACCCGGGACTGGACGGCAAGACCGTCGTCGTGCGCCGGATCGGCGAGCCCATCCAGACGGACGCGCAGCTGATGTACACCCTGCGCCGGGCGGGCGTGCAGCCCGGCTCCGTGGTGAGCGTGACGGAGTCGGCGGGCGGCGTGCTCGTCGGCAGCGGCGGCGAGGCGGCCGAGCTGGAGTCGGACGTCGCGTCGCACGTGTTCGTCGCGAAGCGCTGA
- a CDS encoding alpha/beta fold hydrolase: protein MVRRIDVTGAGGLRLAAWEFADSPESGPPADSPAPGVLLLHGLMGRASHWAPTARWLSGRHRAVALDQRGHGESERAPQEGYTREAYVEDAEAALEQLGLAPAVLVGHAMGALTAWQLAAKRPDLVGGLVICDMRASALGAASQREWEHWFKAWPMPFATLADVRKWFGEDDPWVERPSPSRGEFYAEVMHETPDGWRPVFEPEQMLKSRETWVYDAHWEELAQVRCPALVVRGLDGELGRAESQEMVRVLPHGRYAEVADAGHLVHYDRPQAWRNAIEPFLDGVLTG, encoded by the coding sequence ATGGTGCGGCGCATCGACGTGACCGGCGCGGGCGGCCTACGCCTGGCCGCGTGGGAGTTCGCCGACTCACCCGAGAGCGGTCCTCCGGCGGACTCCCCGGCCCCCGGCGTGCTGTTGCTGCACGGCCTCATGGGCCGTGCCTCGCACTGGGCCCCCACTGCCCGCTGGCTCTCCGGGCGGCACCGCGCCGTGGCGCTCGACCAGCGCGGCCACGGGGAGAGCGAGAGGGCGCCGCAGGAGGGCTACACCCGCGAGGCGTACGTCGAGGACGCCGAGGCCGCCCTCGAACAGCTGGGCCTCGCCCCGGCCGTGCTCGTCGGCCACGCCATGGGCGCGCTGACCGCCTGGCAGCTCGCCGCCAAGCGCCCCGACCTGGTCGGCGGGCTGGTCATCTGCGACATGCGCGCCTCGGCGTTAGGCGCCGCCTCGCAGCGGGAGTGGGAGCACTGGTTCAAGGCCTGGCCGATGCCGTTCGCCACCCTCGCCGACGTACGGAAGTGGTTCGGCGAGGACGACCCCTGGGTGGAGCGCCCCAGCCCCTCCCGCGGCGAGTTCTACGCCGAGGTGATGCACGAGACGCCCGACGGCTGGCGCCCCGTCTTCGAACCCGAGCAGATGCTGAAGTCCCGCGAGACCTGGGTGTACGACGCGCACTGGGAGGAGCTCGCCCAGGTGAGATGCCCCGCCCTGGTCGTCAGGGGACTGGACGGCGAGCTCGGCCGGGCCGAGTCCCAGGAGATGGTCCGGGTCCTGCCGCACGGCCGGTACGCGGAGGTGGCCGACGCCGGCCACCTCGTGCACTACGACCGGCCGCAGGCCTGGCGCAACGCGATCGAGCCGTTCCTCGACGGCGTCCTCACCGGCTGA
- a CDS encoding transporter, with protein MSTPASIPASTVPGTPADSPAPGSAVSVTPVVVRLKLSLLRNGLRQSGGRRAAYVSSVVVVLLVAALQLLGLIALRGNPHALSVTVPLVLVLALGWAVMPLFFPSGDETLDPTRLVMLPLRPRPLVRALLAASLIGIGPLFTLCLLVGSVISVAHGTAAYATAVVAVAVALLVCAALARAVAAANIRLLSSRKGRDLAVLSGLVIAVGAQLVNFGAQRIGSAGGLTELDPVADVLRWVPPASAIGAVDSVSEGSYAAGAVQLALGVAALAGLLALWSRHLTRLMTSPDGSTLHAAEPARERGPSGLARLLPSGRTGTVMERSLRYVWRDPKTKSAWVTSLAIGLIVPVFNALQGTGSVYFACFAAGMLGIQMYNQFGQDTSAFWMVAMTISSPRDAYVELRGRALALLVITLPYATLVTVLTTALLGDWGRLPEVLGLSLALLGAMLATGAWSSARFPYSIPQEGYKNVAPGQAGLAWISIFGGMVSAALLSAPVIALTIWVNVASDGDRWSWLLLPLGAGYGALVALLGLRMAAPRTARRLPEILAAVSKG; from the coding sequence ATGAGCACCCCGGCGAGCATCCCCGCGAGCACCGTCCCGGGCACCCCGGCGGACTCCCCCGCGCCCGGCTCCGCCGTGTCGGTCACCCCCGTCGTCGTACGGCTGAAGCTGTCGCTGCTGCGCAACGGGCTGCGGCAGTCGGGCGGGCGGCGGGCCGCGTACGTCAGCTCGGTCGTCGTCGTCCTCCTCGTCGCCGCCCTCCAGCTGCTGGGCCTGATCGCGCTGCGGGGCAACCCGCACGCCCTCTCGGTCACCGTGCCGCTCGTGCTGGTCCTGGCGCTCGGCTGGGCCGTGATGCCGCTGTTCTTCCCCAGCGGCGACGAGACGCTCGACCCGACCCGGCTGGTCATGCTGCCGCTGCGGCCCCGCCCGCTCGTCAGGGCGCTGCTCGCGGCCTCGCTGATCGGCATCGGACCGCTGTTCACGCTCTGCCTGCTCGTCGGGTCCGTGATCTCGGTGGCGCACGGTACGGCGGCGTACGCCACCGCCGTCGTCGCCGTGGCCGTGGCCCTGCTCGTCTGCGCGGCCCTCGCGCGCGCCGTCGCCGCGGCCAACATCCGGCTGCTGTCCAGCCGCAAGGGCCGCGATCTCGCGGTGCTCAGCGGGCTGGTGATCGCGGTCGGCGCGCAGCTGGTCAACTTCGGCGCGCAGCGGATCGGTTCGGCGGGCGGCCTCACGGAGCTCGACCCGGTGGCGGACGTGCTGCGGTGGGTGCCGCCCGCGTCGGCGATCGGCGCCGTGGACTCGGTGAGCGAGGGGTCCTACGCGGCCGGGGCCGTCCAACTGGCACTGGGCGTGGCCGCGCTGGCGGGGCTGCTGGCCCTGTGGTCGCGGCATCTGACCCGGCTGATGACCTCACCGGACGGCTCGACGCTGCATGCCGCGGAGCCCGCCCGGGAGAGGGGCCCGTCGGGGCTCGCCCGGCTGCTGCCGTCGGGGCGCACCGGGACGGTCATGGAACGCAGCCTGCGGTACGTGTGGCGGGACCCGAAGACGAAGTCCGCGTGGGTGACCTCGCTGGCCATCGGTCTGATCGTCCCGGTGTTCAACGCGCTGCAGGGCACCGGTTCGGTGTACTTCGCGTGCTTCGCGGCCGGGATGCTCGGCATCCAGATGTACAACCAGTTCGGGCAGGACACGTCCGCGTTCTGGATGGTCGCGATGACGATCTCGTCCCCGCGCGACGCCTATGTGGAGCTGCGCGGGCGGGCGCTGGCGCTGCTGGTGATCACCCTGCCGTACGCGACGCTCGTGACGGTCCTGACGACGGCCCTGCTGGGCGACTGGGGCCGGCTGCCCGAGGTGCTGGGGCTCTCCCTCGCGCTGCTCGGCGCGATGCTGGCCACCGGCGCGTGGTCCTCGGCCCGTTTCCCGTACTCGATCCCGCAGGAGGGCTACAAGAACGTGGCCCCGGGGCAGGCGGGCCTCGCCTGGATCTCCATCTTCGGCGGCATGGTCTCGGCGGCGCTGCTCAGCGCTCCCGTGATCGCGCTCACGATCTGGGTGAACGTGGCGTCGGACGGGGACCGGTGGAGCTGGCTGCTGCTGCCGCTGGGGGCCGGGTACGGGGCGCTGGTGGCGCTGCTGGGGCTGCGGATGGCCGCGCCGCGCACGGCCCGGCGGCTGCCGGAGATCCTGGCCGCGGTGAGCAAGGGCTGA
- a CDS encoding ABC transporter ATP-binding protein gives MTQGAAVHVQGLWKRFGEQVAVGGIDLELPAGRFIGLVGPNGAGKTTTLSMVTGLLRPDQGTVHVVGRDVWSDPAAVKARIGVLPEGLRLFERLSGRELLAYTGRLRGLPGPEVDKRATQLLDVLDLAGAQHKLVVDYSTGMRKKIGLAAALLHNPEVLFLDEPFEGVDPVSAQTIRGVLERYTGSGATVVFSSHVMELVESLCDWVAVMVAGRIRAHGPLAEVRGDAPSLQQAFLELVGAHGRAPGADLDWLGGGAR, from the coding sequence ATGACCCAGGGAGCAGCCGTACATGTGCAAGGGCTCTGGAAGCGGTTCGGGGAGCAGGTCGCCGTCGGCGGGATCGACCTGGAACTGCCCGCGGGCCGGTTCATCGGGCTCGTCGGCCCGAACGGGGCCGGGAAGACCACCACCCTGTCGATGGTGACCGGACTGCTCAGGCCCGACCAGGGCACCGTGCACGTCGTGGGCCGTGACGTGTGGAGCGACCCGGCGGCGGTGAAGGCCCGGATCGGTGTCCTGCCCGAGGGCCTGCGACTGTTCGAGCGGCTCTCGGGGCGCGAACTACTGGCCTACACCGGCCGGTTGCGCGGCCTGCCGGGTCCCGAGGTGGACAAACGCGCCACCCAGCTCCTGGACGTCCTCGACCTCGCGGGTGCCCAGCACAAGCTCGTCGTCGACTACTCGACGGGCATGCGCAAGAAGATCGGCCTCGCCGCCGCCCTCCTCCACAACCCCGAAGTGCTCTTCCTCGACGAGCCGTTCGAGGGCGTCGACCCCGTCTCCGCGCAGACCATCCGAGGTGTCCTGGAGCGGTACACGGGATCGGGCGCGACGGTCGTCTTCTCCTCCCATGTGATGGAACTCGTCGAGTCGCTCTGCGACTGGGTGGCGGTCATGGTCGCGGGGCGCATCCGCGCGCACGGGCCGCTCGCGGAGGTCCGCGGCGACGCGCCCTCGCTGCAGCAGGCGTTCCTCGAACTCGTCGGCGCGCACGGCCGGGCCCCCGGAGCCGACCTGGACTGGCTGGGCGGCGGCGCCCGATGA
- a CDS encoding bifunctional DNA primase/polymerase translates to MFIVEDTIAGLEAAQIPKQRGESLLDNAVRYAEERHWDVFPGAWLEAVDGIQRCSCGDGACSAPGAHPAREDWAGQATGSATVARRMWSKQPTASILLPTGRTFDAIDVPESAGFLALARMERMELTLGPVTCTPDRRMHFFVLPGAAAKVPDLVRKLGWPSASLDLTALGEGSYVAAPPTRLGSRGAVQWARRPTPANRWLPDVEELVPPLAYACGRDR, encoded by the coding sequence GTGTTCATCGTGGAAGACACCATCGCGGGGCTCGAAGCCGCCCAGATCCCGAAGCAGCGCGGCGAATCGCTGCTGGACAACGCCGTGCGATATGCCGAGGAACGCCACTGGGACGTGTTCCCGGGTGCCTGGCTGGAGGCCGTCGACGGGATCCAGCGCTGCTCCTGCGGAGACGGGGCGTGCTCCGCGCCCGGCGCACATCCCGCGCGTGAGGACTGGGCCGGGCAGGCGACCGGCAGCGCGACCGTCGCCCGCCGCATGTGGTCGAAGCAGCCCACCGCGTCGATCCTGCTGCCCACGGGGCGCACGTTCGACGCGATCGACGTGCCCGAGTCGGCCGGCTTCCTCGCGCTCGCCCGCATGGAGCGGATGGAGCTGACGCTCGGTCCGGTCACCTGCACCCCCGACCGGCGCATGCACTTCTTCGTGCTTCCCGGTGCCGCCGCGAAGGTCCCCGATCTCGTCCGGAAGCTCGGCTGGCCGTCGGCCTCGCTCGATCTCACCGCGCTCGGCGAGGGCTCCTACGTCGCCGCCCCGCCGACCCGCCTCGGGTCGCGGGGTGCCGTGCAGTGGGCCCGCCGCCCCACCCCCGCCAACCGCTGGCTGCCCGACGTCGAGGAGCTCGTCCCGCCGCTCGCCTACGCGTGCGGACGGGACCGGTAG
- a CDS encoding transcriptional regulator — MAARPLVARQPNERLQALIQEAGCSNAGLARRVNMCGAEHGLDLRYDKTSVARWLRGQQPRGRAPAIIAEALGRKLGRTVTIDEIGMANGKNLASGVGLQFSPTVLGAIEQVCELWRSDVGRRDFLSGSSVAASALVEPSRDWLISAPDSQVSRAAGPRVGLSDVAAVRAMTQALVDLDHQYGSGHVRPVVVHYLNSVVSGLLAGSYREAVGRELFAAVSRLTELAGYMAVDTGQPGLAQRYYIQALRLAQAAGDRGYGGYVLAASMSHLAAQLGNPREIAQLARAAQEGARGRVTPRAESMFHAAEARGHALMGDARAAQTASGRAVTALESADPASGDDPTWIAHFDEAYLADELAHCHRDLGQAEAAARCAEESLAGHPESRARRRAIGYVLLATAQVQRREVEQACHTGLRAVELLGTLRSNRGAEYLEDLQQRLDPYRDEPVVREFGARLELQAAA, encoded by the coding sequence ATGGCCGCAAGGCCGCTCGTCGCGCGGCAGCCGAACGAACGACTGCAGGCGCTCATCCAGGAAGCGGGCTGTTCCAACGCGGGGCTGGCCCGCCGGGTCAACATGTGCGGCGCGGAGCACGGCCTCGACCTGCGCTACGACAAGACGTCCGTGGCCCGCTGGCTGCGGGGACAGCAGCCGCGGGGGCGGGCGCCCGCCATCATCGCGGAGGCGCTGGGCCGCAAGCTGGGCCGTACGGTCACGATCGACGAGATCGGCATGGCCAACGGCAAGAACCTCGCGTCCGGCGTCGGCCTGCAGTTCTCGCCGACCGTGCTCGGCGCCATCGAGCAGGTCTGTGAGCTGTGGCGGAGCGACGTCGGGCGCAGGGACTTCCTGTCCGGCTCGTCCGTCGCCGCCTCCGCGCTCGTCGAGCCCAGCCGTGACTGGCTGATCTCCGCGCCGGACTCCCAGGTGTCGCGCGCGGCGGGCCCCCGGGTCGGGCTCTCCGACGTGGCGGCGGTGCGGGCGATGACCCAGGCGCTGGTGGATCTCGACCACCAGTACGGCAGCGGCCATGTGCGCCCGGTCGTCGTGCACTACCTCAACAGCGTGGTCTCCGGACTGCTCGCGGGCTCCTACCGGGAAGCGGTCGGCCGCGAACTCTTCGCCGCGGTCTCCCGGTTGACGGAGCTCGCCGGGTACATGGCCGTCGACACCGGCCAGCCGGGACTCGCTCAGCGCTACTACATCCAGGCGCTGCGCCTCGCCCAGGCGGCCGGGGACCGGGGGTACGGCGGCTACGTACTCGCCGCCTCCATGAGCCACTTGGCGGCGCAGCTCGGAAACCCGCGGGAGATCGCGCAGTTGGCGCGCGCCGCCCAGGAGGGCGCGAGAGGGCGGGTGACACCGCGCGCGGAGTCGATGTTCCACGCCGCCGAGGCGCGCGGGCACGCGCTGATGGGCGACGCGCGCGCCGCTCAGACGGCCTCCGGGCGCGCGGTCACCGCGCTGGAGTCCGCCGACCCGGCCTCGGGTGACGACCCCACCTGGATCGCGCACTTCGACGAGGCCTATCTGGCCGACGAGTTGGCGCACTGCCACCGCGACCTCGGCCAGGCGGAGGCGGCCGCGCGGTGCGCGGAGGAGTCGCTCGCCGGGCATCCGGAGTCCCGGGCCCGCCGCCGCGCCATCGGTTATGTGCTGCTCGCCACCGCGCAGGTCCAGCGGCGCGAGGTGGAGCAGGCGTGTCATACAGGGCTGCGGGCGGTCGAGTTGCTGGGCACGCTGCGCTCCAACCGCGGCGCCGAGTACCTGGAGGACCTGCAGCAGCGCCTCGATCCGTACCGGGACGAGCCGGTGGTGAGGGAGTTCGGCGCGCGGCTGGAACTGCAGGCGGCCGCGTGA
- a CDS encoding ABC transporter substrate-binding protein, translating to MTGSRLTRTTASVRPRPPGARLLSAAALAACASVTVGCGVVPGIAGGSGDDTIKVMTWAPQNTPATNKPGMPAMAQAYARWVNAHGGIKGHKLTVLTCNDHNDTVGAAQCARRAAKENAVAVVGSYSQHGRSFLAPLEAAGIPYIGGYGVTDDEFTSPDSYPVNGGAPALLAGLGQQLGGRCGPVSLIRPDTVAGDQLPVLLDAGLKSKHHQPASDERAAEDATEYSGQAKQALDRATSDPQSTGCVVTALGDRTDTFMDSFRRTRADYRKVATGTVLGSVDQSRIDASGGKSGPYEGAYVTGWYPVATDPLWNPMRQVIKEQAFGDNRIDPADAGVQTTWIAYNVFKKVVEALDGDVTSSAIRQTLDNGLKVTTDGLTPTLSWRFEDLIAAVDFPRLVNANVTSQVVRDGQLVAQLNSKGQKFFDTATILENADQH from the coding sequence ATGACCGGCAGTCGACTTACCCGCACCACCGCATCCGTCCGCCCCCGACCCCCCGGGGCCAGACTGCTGTCCGCGGCCGCGCTGGCCGCGTGCGCGTCCGTCACCGTCGGCTGCGGGGTCGTTCCCGGCATCGCGGGAGGCTCAGGGGACGACACCATCAAGGTCATGACCTGGGCCCCGCAGAACACCCCGGCGACCAACAAGCCCGGCATGCCCGCCATGGCCCAGGCCTACGCCCGCTGGGTGAACGCGCACGGCGGCATCAAGGGCCACAAGCTCACCGTCCTGACCTGCAACGACCACAACGACACCGTGGGAGCCGCGCAGTGCGCCCGGCGCGCGGCCAAGGAGAACGCGGTCGCCGTCGTGGGCTCCTACAGTCAGCACGGCCGCTCGTTCCTGGCTCCGCTGGAGGCCGCCGGAATCCCGTACATCGGCGGGTACGGCGTCACCGACGACGAGTTCACGAGCCCGGACTCCTACCCGGTCAACGGCGGCGCGCCCGCGCTGCTCGCCGGTCTCGGGCAGCAGCTCGGCGGGAGGTGCGGTCCGGTGTCGCTGATCCGTCCCGACACGGTCGCGGGCGACCAGCTCCCCGTGCTGCTCGACGCGGGTCTGAAGTCGAAGCACCACCAGCCCGCCAGCGACGAGCGGGCCGCCGAGGACGCGACCGAGTACTCCGGCCAGGCCAAGCAGGCGCTCGACCGGGCGACCTCCGACCCGCAGAGCACGGGATGCGTGGTGACGGCGCTCGGCGACCGCACGGACACCTTCATGGACTCCTTCCGGCGCACCCGCGCGGACTACCGGAAGGTGGCGACGGGCACGGTGCTCGGCAGCGTCGACCAGTCACGGATCGACGCGAGCGGCGGGAAGTCGGGCCCCTACGAGGGCGCCTACGTCACCGGCTGGTACCCGGTGGCCACCGATCCGCTCTGGAACCCGATGCGCCAGGTCATCAAGGAGCAGGCCTTCGGCGACAACCGCATCGACCCCGCGGACGCCGGCGTGCAGACCACCTGGATCGCCTACAACGTCTTCAAGAAGGTCGTGGAGGCGCTCGACGGCGACGTGACCTCCAGCGCGATCCGGCAGACCCTCGACAACGGCCTCAAGGTGACCACGGACGGGCTCACCCCGACCCTCAGCTGGCGCTTCGAGGACCTGATCGCGGCGGTCGACTTCCCGCGCCTGGTCAACGCCAACGTCACGTCCCAGGTGGTGCGCGACGGTCAGCTGGTCGCCCAGCTGAACTCCAAGGGGCAGAAGTTCTTCGACACGGCGACCATCCTGGAGAACGCGGACCAGCACTGA
- a CDS encoding SCO4402 family protein, with protein sequence MTVQGSENSSRRGRRSPTMGGMPLNDMPWWRWRSNVRSALHMLSDPAFQRDVWLAGVDGYGDVTDAVYRLVEDTWLDNWSAEKYVGTIFRDSQEAALVDTAVLRVLRIMHQVGPDAPVSAYVDHAAWPEAVRAARDAHVRLATSDGEDPDVPPRTLEILRIMTRSA encoded by the coding sequence GTGACCGTGCAAGGTTCGGAGAACTCTTCCCGTCGCGGCCGTCGCTCCCCCACCATGGGCGGCATGCCACTGAACGACATGCCGTGGTGGCGCTGGCGCAGCAATGTGCGCTCCGCGCTGCACATGCTCTCCGACCCCGCGTTCCAGCGTGATGTCTGGCTCGCCGGTGTCGACGGATACGGGGACGTCACCGATGCCGTGTACCGGCTGGTCGAGGACACCTGGCTGGACAACTGGTCCGCCGAGAAGTACGTGGGCACGATCTTCCGGGACTCCCAGGAGGCGGCCCTCGTCGACACCGCGGTCCTGCGGGTCCTGCGGATCATGCATCAGGTCGGGCCCGACGCGCCCGTCTCCGCGTACGTCGACCACGCCGCCTGGCCCGAGGCGGTACGGGCGGCGCGTGACGCGCATGTCCGGCTGGCCACGAGCGACGGCGAGGACCCCGACGTCCCGCCGCGGACGCTGGAGATCCTGCGGATCATGACGCGCTCGGCGTAG
- the purU gene encoding formyltetrahydrofolate deformylase translates to MNEQSVRAAEPTEQYVLTLFCPDKKGIVHAVSSYLFMTGCNIEDSQQFGDHDTGLFFMRVHFSAESPVTVDKLRATFAAIGDSFHMDWQINRAEDKMRIVLMVSKFGHCLNDLLFRARTGALPVEIAAVVSNHTDFAELVDSYNIPFHHIPVTRDTKAQAEAELLKLVRAEDVELVVLARYMQVLSDDLCKQLSGQIINIHHSFLPSFKGAKPYHQAHARGVKLIGATAHYVTADLDEGPIIEQEVERVAHDVTPDQLVALGRDVECRALARAVKWHAERRILLNGRRTVIFA, encoded by the coding sequence ATGAACGAGCAGTCCGTGCGCGCCGCCGAGCCCACCGAGCAGTACGTCCTGACCCTCTTCTGCCCGGACAAGAAGGGGATCGTGCACGCCGTGTCGAGCTACCTCTTCATGACGGGCTGCAACATCGAGGACAGTCAGCAGTTCGGCGACCACGACACGGGCCTGTTCTTCATGCGGGTCCACTTCTCGGCGGAGTCGCCGGTGACCGTGGACAAGCTGCGCGCGACGTTCGCGGCGATCGGCGACTCCTTCCACATGGACTGGCAGATCAACCGGGCCGAGGACAAGATGCGTATCGTCCTCATGGTCAGCAAGTTCGGCCACTGTCTGAACGACCTGCTGTTCCGGGCGCGGACGGGGGCACTGCCCGTCGAGATCGCGGCCGTGGTGTCCAACCACACGGACTTCGCCGAGCTGGTGGACTCGTACAACATCCCGTTCCACCACATTCCGGTGACCAGGGACACCAAGGCCCAGGCCGAGGCCGAGCTGTTGAAGCTGGTCAGGGCCGAGGACGTGGAACTGGTCGTGCTGGCCCGCTACATGCAGGTGCTCTCCGACGACCTGTGCAAGCAGCTCAGCGGACAGATCATCAACATCCACCACTCCTTCCTGCCGAGCTTCAAGGGCGCCAAGCCGTACCACCAGGCGCACGCCCGGGGCGTCAAGCTCATCGGCGCCACCGCGCACTACGTCACCGCGGACCTCGACGAGGGCCCGATCATCGAGCAGGAGGTCGAGCGGGTCGCCCACGACGTGACCCCCGACCAGCTGGTCGCCCTCGGCCGGGACGTGGAGTGCCGGGCCCTGGCGCGGGCCGTGAAGTGGCACGCGGAACGCCGCATCCTCCTGAACGGCCGCCGCACGGTCATCTTCGCGTAG